One segment of Primulina tabacum isolate GXHZ01 chromosome 14, ASM2559414v2, whole genome shotgun sequence DNA contains the following:
- the LOC142524507 gene encoding uncharacterized protein LOC142524507 isoform X2 gives MHLPEMEKATDQVCFQGCCPNPIFRVPVPVPGPEPVQTIAKSRSTAAVCRHNFTAMTKSSFFPNTHFTNHESIHSLQESFIQFLKAYPKYAETAQIDEIRAREYCMLSVGNRLCFDYAGIGLLSQSQVMSQYNSTTENAPDFVSFGLKHKSLNLKSQLLYGGEGSELESIIKKRITDFLRISQNEYCMVFTANRSSAFKLVAESYPFQSSRKLLTVYDHESEALETMISTSEKRGARVMASEFKWPGLRIHSENLRKLIVRKKKKSKHSGLFVFPLQSRVTGANYSYQWMTMAQQHGWHILLDACALGPKNMDTFGLSLFRPDFLICSFYKIFGENPTGFGCLFIKRSTAQLLENSTDAGTVSIVPVKNMFSFPVTDIDIEQKSELLRNQDSVDKSVSQADPNIDQQSQNKISEGNEASDTVMPEKESITAERKLESSEKEEFEKHVTAHERHAKNESSNIECRCLDQIDTLGLTLISSRGRYLINWLISALMKFHHPSRLDDFPLVKIYGPKVKFDRGQGLAFNIHDWKGEKVEPVLVQKLADRNNISLGHGFLQHIWFPDKSEDSWLTLKMYTSYGHSLPSSWMQTLWRGNGGDTTP, from the exons ATGCATTTACCTGAAATGGAGAAGGCAACTGACCAAGTTTGCTTTCAAGGTTGCTGTCCAAATCCAATCTTTAGAGTGCCAGTGCCAGTGCCAGGGCCTGAGCCTGTGCAAACCATTGCAAAGAGTCGAAGCACAGCTGCAGTTTGTCGTCACAATTTTACTGCCATGACCAAGTCTTCTTTTTTCCCCAATACTCACTTCACCAACCATGAATCCATCCATTCTTTGCAAGAATCGTTTATCCAATTCCTTAAAGCGTATCCAAAGTACGCAGAAACGGCGCAAATAGACGAGATTCGAGCTCGAGAGTATTGCATGCTCTCAGTTGGAAACCGTTTGTGCTTTGATTATGCCGGTATTGGCCTCCTTTCACAGTCTCAAGTTATGTCCCAATAcaactccacaactgaaaatgCACCTGATTTTGTGTCGTTTGGTTTAAAACATAAGTCGTTGAATCTCAAGTCACAGCTTCTTTATGGCGGGGAAGGGTCTGAACTGGAATCTATTATCAAGAAAAGGATTACGGATTTTCTCAGAATCTCTCAAAACGAGTACTGTATGGTATTCACAGCGAACAGATCCTCGGCTTTCAAACTCGTAGCAGAATCTTACCCTTTTCAATCCAGTCGAAAACTCCTTACGGTTTATGACCATGAGAGTGAGGCACTTGAGACTATGATCAGTACATCCGAGAAGAGAGGGGCTCGTGTCATGGCGTCTGAGTTCAAGTGGCCAGGGCTTAGGATTCATTCAGAAAATCTTAGGAAGCTGATAGTGAGGAAAAAGAAGAAATCAAAACATAGCGGGCTATTTGTGTTCCCTCTTCAGTCAAGAGTAACTGGAGCTAATTATTCTTATCAATGGATGACCATGGCGCAACAGCACGGATGGCACATCTTGCTTGATGCTTGTGCATTGGGACCGAAAAATATGGACACTTTCGGCCTTTCCCTTTTCCGCCCTGACTTTCTCATTTGCTCTTTCTACAAGATTTTTGGTGAAAACCCAACTGGCTTTGGATGCCTATTCATCAAGAGATCCACTGCACAACTTCTTGAAAATTCAACCGATGCTGGTACTGTATCTATTGTACCAGTAAAGAATATGTTCAGCTTCCCAGTCACAGACATAGATATTGAGCAAAAATCTGAACTTTTGAGAAATCAAGATTCTGTCGATAAATCCGTGTCTCAGGCCGATCCCAATATTGATCAACAAtcacaaaataaaatttctgaaGGAAATGAGGCCTCTGATACTGTTATGCCTGAAAAAGAATCTATAACAGCAGAAAGAAAGCTGGAGTCTTCAGAAAAAGAAGAATTCGAGAAACATGTCACAGCACATGAAAGACACGCGAAAAATGAAAGCTCAAACATTGAATGCAGATGCTTGGATCAAATTGATACACTGGGATTGACGCTTATCAGCAGCAGAGGAAGGTACCTGATCAACTGGCTGATCAGTGCACTAATGAAATTTCATCATCCTAGTCGGTTGGACGATTTCCCACTCGTGAAGATCTACGGACCAAAGGTAAAATTTGATCGGGGGCAAGGATTAGCGTTCAATATACACGACTGGAAAGGAGAAAAGGTCGAACCAGTTCTTGTGCAGAAGCTAGCCGATAGGAACAATATTTCTCTTGGGCATGGATTTCTGCAACACATTTGGTTCCCGGATAAGTCCGAAG ATTCTTGGCTGACTTTGAAGATGTATACAAGCTATGGACATTCATTGCCCAGTTCTTGGATGCAGACTTTGTGGAGAGGGAACGGTGGAGATACGACGCCCTGA
- the LOC142524507 gene encoding uncharacterized protein LOC142524507 isoform X1 has translation MHLPEMEKATDQVCFQGCCPNPIFRVPVPVPGPEPVQTIAKSRSTAAVCRHNFTAMTKSSFFPNTHFTNHESIHSLQESFIQFLKAYPKYAETAQIDEIRAREYCMLSVGNRLCFDYAGIGLLSQSQVMSQYNSTTENAPDFVSFGLKHKSLNLKSQLLYGGEGSELESIIKKRITDFLRISQNEYCMVFTANRSSAFKLVAESYPFQSSRKLLTVYDHESEALETMISTSEKRGARVMASEFKWPGLRIHSENLRKLIVRKKKKSKHSGLFVFPLQSRVTGANYSYQWMTMAQQHGWHILLDACALGPKNMDTFGLSLFRPDFLICSFYKIFGENPTGFGCLFIKRSTAQLLENSTDAGTVSIVPVKNMFSFPVTDIDIEQKSELLRNQDSVDKSVSQADPNIDQQSQNKISEGNEASDTVMPEKESITAERKLESSEKEEFEKHVTAHERHAKNESSNIECRCLDQIDTLGLTLISSRGRYLINWLISALMKFHHPSRLDDFPLVKIYGPKVKFDRGQGLAFNIHDWKGEKVEPVLVQKLADRNNISLGHGFLQHIWFPDKSEAEKQTLIDRNTKENETERIKSRKGGQGISVVTIALTFLADFEDVYKLWTFIAQFLDADFVERERWRYDALNHKTIEV, from the coding sequence ATGCATTTACCTGAAATGGAGAAGGCAACTGACCAAGTTTGCTTTCAAGGTTGCTGTCCAAATCCAATCTTTAGAGTGCCAGTGCCAGTGCCAGGGCCTGAGCCTGTGCAAACCATTGCAAAGAGTCGAAGCACAGCTGCAGTTTGTCGTCACAATTTTACTGCCATGACCAAGTCTTCTTTTTTCCCCAATACTCACTTCACCAACCATGAATCCATCCATTCTTTGCAAGAATCGTTTATCCAATTCCTTAAAGCGTATCCAAAGTACGCAGAAACGGCGCAAATAGACGAGATTCGAGCTCGAGAGTATTGCATGCTCTCAGTTGGAAACCGTTTGTGCTTTGATTATGCCGGTATTGGCCTCCTTTCACAGTCTCAAGTTATGTCCCAATAcaactccacaactgaaaatgCACCTGATTTTGTGTCGTTTGGTTTAAAACATAAGTCGTTGAATCTCAAGTCACAGCTTCTTTATGGCGGGGAAGGGTCTGAACTGGAATCTATTATCAAGAAAAGGATTACGGATTTTCTCAGAATCTCTCAAAACGAGTACTGTATGGTATTCACAGCGAACAGATCCTCGGCTTTCAAACTCGTAGCAGAATCTTACCCTTTTCAATCCAGTCGAAAACTCCTTACGGTTTATGACCATGAGAGTGAGGCACTTGAGACTATGATCAGTACATCCGAGAAGAGAGGGGCTCGTGTCATGGCGTCTGAGTTCAAGTGGCCAGGGCTTAGGATTCATTCAGAAAATCTTAGGAAGCTGATAGTGAGGAAAAAGAAGAAATCAAAACATAGCGGGCTATTTGTGTTCCCTCTTCAGTCAAGAGTAACTGGAGCTAATTATTCTTATCAATGGATGACCATGGCGCAACAGCACGGATGGCACATCTTGCTTGATGCTTGTGCATTGGGACCGAAAAATATGGACACTTTCGGCCTTTCCCTTTTCCGCCCTGACTTTCTCATTTGCTCTTTCTACAAGATTTTTGGTGAAAACCCAACTGGCTTTGGATGCCTATTCATCAAGAGATCCACTGCACAACTTCTTGAAAATTCAACCGATGCTGGTACTGTATCTATTGTACCAGTAAAGAATATGTTCAGCTTCCCAGTCACAGACATAGATATTGAGCAAAAATCTGAACTTTTGAGAAATCAAGATTCTGTCGATAAATCCGTGTCTCAGGCCGATCCCAATATTGATCAACAAtcacaaaataaaatttctgaaGGAAATGAGGCCTCTGATACTGTTATGCCTGAAAAAGAATCTATAACAGCAGAAAGAAAGCTGGAGTCTTCAGAAAAAGAAGAATTCGAGAAACATGTCACAGCACATGAAAGACACGCGAAAAATGAAAGCTCAAACATTGAATGCAGATGCTTGGATCAAATTGATACACTGGGATTGACGCTTATCAGCAGCAGAGGAAGGTACCTGATCAACTGGCTGATCAGTGCACTAATGAAATTTCATCATCCTAGTCGGTTGGACGATTTCCCACTCGTGAAGATCTACGGACCAAAGGTAAAATTTGATCGGGGGCAAGGATTAGCGTTCAATATACACGACTGGAAAGGAGAAAAGGTCGAACCAGTTCTTGTGCAGAAGCTAGCCGATAGGAACAATATTTCTCTTGGGCATGGATTTCTGCAACACATTTGGTTCCCGGATAAGTCCGAAGCAGAGAAACAGACACTCATTGACAGAAACACGAAAGAAAATGAAACAGAAAGAATCAAGAGCAGGAAAGGTGGACAAGGAATATCGGTAGTAACAATTGCACTTACATTCTTGGCTGACTTTGAAGATGTATACAAGCTATGGACATTCATTGCCCAGTTCTTGGATGCAGACTTTGTGGAGAGGGAACGGTGGAGATACGACGCCCTGAATCATAAAACCATTGAAGTGTAA